A stretch of DNA from Candidatus Krumholzibacteriia bacterium:
CTCCCGCTCCGGCAGATGGTGCAGGACCCCGATGCAGAGGATGCGGTCGTAGACGCCATCGGGAAACGGCAGGCGATTCAGATCGGCGCGCACCCGCAAGCCGTAGTCGATGGTGCGCAGCGAGCTCATGCTAAGGTCCAGGAAGACCGGCGGCGGTTGGTGCCGGCGGAGTGCTCCGTAGAAGAGGGACTGACCGCAGCCGAAATCGCCGACGCGCTGTCCTGGCTGTACCGCGACCAGGCCAGCGTATTCCGGGTGGCTGCGGCGCGACGGGAAGATGAGGCGCTCGTAGAACTCCGCCACCCGGGCCGCAGTGCGCGCTGCAGGCTCGACCGGTGCGGCCGGAGTGCTCGCCTGCGGGTCCATGGGATGTCCTCTGTGGAGAGGAGCCTGCGGCGGTGCGAGCCTCAGGCGTAGCGCCGCGCCGCCGCTGCAATCCGCTGCACTCTATCACGGCCCCATCGTCGTCCACCTTGACTGCTCGGTGGAGGGCCCCTTACCATTTCTTTCCGACCCCCCGCCTGTTCGTCAGCCGATGGGCCGTTGCGTGGCGCACCCCAGAGACCGCAGCGAGAGCCACGGAGTCGGTGCGTGAACATCCTCGGTGTCCATGACGGCAAGGATGCTGGCGTCGCGCTGGTGGCCGATGGACGCGTGCTGTTCGCGGCCAATGAAGAGCGCTATTCGCGCCAGAAAATGCACTTCGGGTTCCCCCATCAATCGTTGCAGCGATTGTTCGCCTACACGGGCTTCACCCCCAAGGACATCGACCACGTGACGGTCGGCTTCGAGGCCATGGTGGAGAAATCCGGCGAGGCCTACGACTTCGAGGCGGAGCCCCGTTTGCACCAGAAGGTCTACTCCGTCCTGACGCGCACGTTGGGCGAGGTCATGAACAGCAAGGTCGCCACCTACGGCGCCCTGCAGGTGCTCAAGCTCCTCAGCCAGAACAAGGCGCAGCTGCGCCAGAACCTCGACGCCGCCGGGATCAGCGCGCCGGCGCACTTCTTCAACCACCACCTGACCCATGCCGCCTCGGCCTACTACACCTGCGGGCGGGACGAGGCGCTGATCGTGACCTCCGACGGGGGTGGCGACGCCATCTCGGGAGGCGTCTATGTGGCGCGCGGCGGTCGCATGGAGAACAAGAGCACCTTCTCCAAGCTGAACTCGGCCGGGATCTTCTGGGAGATCATCACCCAGCTGTGCGGCTTCAACCCGGAACGGCACGGCGGCAAGATCACCGGTCTTGCCGCCTATGCCGACGGCGAGCAGGCCTACCCCATCCTCCGGCGCCTGTACGGCACCAAGGCTCGGACCGGCGGCATGGAGAACCTGCGCAAGCTCGCCTTCCGCGACGCCTTCGCCGACGCCCGCTCCCAGGTCGGCAACCTCAGCATCGAGGAAGTGTCGAGCGGGGCGCAACGCATCCTCGAAGAGGCCTTCGTCGAGACCGTCCGCAGCGCCTATGAGCGCTTTCGCATTCCGCACGTGGTGTTGGCCGGCGGTACCTTCGCCAATGTGCGGCTCAACCAGAAAATACTCGAGGTGCCTGGGATCGAGAGCGTCTACATCCATCCGCACATGGGGGATGGCGGGATGGCGGTGGGGAGCGCCCTGCTGCTCGCGGGCCAGCGCGGCGAGACCCGCCCGCACTGGCTCACCGATGTGTACTGGGGCGACGACTGGAGCGAAGCGTCGATGCGCGCGGCGCTGCAGCAAAGCAGCGGCGTCCGCTGGCGGCGGCTCGAGGAGCCGGCGGAGGCGATCGCCACCGCGATGGCGCAGAAGCAGGTCGTGGGCGTGTTCCATGGGCGCATGGAGTACGGCCCGCGGGCTCTGGGGCACCGGAGCATCCTCGCCGAGCCGACCGACACCACGATGATGGACTGGTTGAACAAGCGCCTCTGCCGCACCGAGTTCATGCCCTTCGCGCCGATCATCGTCGAGGAAGAGGCGCCGCACTACTTCCAGAACTTCGCGGCCTCGGTGTACCCGTCGCGCTTCATGACCATCTGCGTGCAATGTACGCCGCTCTGCAGGGAGAAGGCCCCCGGCGTGGTGCACCGCGACGGCACGGCGCGGCCGCAGTCGGTGCGCTCCGACACCGACCCGTACACCTATCGCGCCCTGCGTGCCTACCAGCGGCAGACCGGCTTGCCCCTCGCCATCAACACGAGCTTCAACAAGCACGAAGAACCGATCGTGGGCAGCCCCGCCGACGCCATCAGCGAACTCAAGCGCAACGCCGTCGACGTGCTCTTCTTGGAAAACTACGAGGTCGTGGTCGCCTAGCGTTGCCGCGCCGAGGGCACGCGTGGCCGGCCGCGGCGAAAGCCTGGGCGGGTCGCACAGGCCGAGTGGAGGGCCGATGCAACGGCTCGCGGACCACTTCAAGCTCGGGCCTCCCCTCGCTGGAGCAGGAAACGACGGCAGCGCCGAGACGGCGATGTCGGGCCGCGCGGTCGCTGGCGAACGGATGGGTGAGCGTGCTGGCGTTGCCACTCGGACCGACTTCCGGCACCTGCCCGCCGAGCGAGGCGAGGGAAGACCGCCGCTCCGGCACGGCCGCTATCGCGGCCTGCCGATCTGGTTCCACGCCCACGAGGGGGAGCTCGGAGCGCCGGCGGCGTCCGCGACGCTCGCGACCGACGATGGCCAGGAGCGCTTCGACCCCGACGATGCCATCGCCTGCCTGCAGTACGAGCACTACGTGGGCTGGGATCGGAGCGGCGGGGCCACCGACGCCAAGCGCCTCAAGACGCTCTACTACCTCCTCAAGCCCTTCATGCCTCGAGCCCTGCAGCTCGAGTTGCAGCGCCTCAATGCGCGGCGCCGCCTGCGGCAGGTGCGCTTCCCCGCCTGGCCCCAGGATTCGACCCTGACCGACCTTCTCGCCGCGCTCCTCGCCGCCTCGATGGGTGACGCGGGCATCGAGCAGGTGCCTTTCCTCGGCTTCTGGCCCCACGGGAAGACCTGGGCCTGGTGTCTCACTCACGATGTCGATACGGGCTTGGGGTACGCAGCGATCGAGTCGCTGGCGCAGGTCGAGGAAGAGCGCGGCCTGCAGTCGTGCTGGTACGTCGTCCCCGAACGCTATCGGGTGGAGGTCCAGAAGCTCGAGTCCCTGCAGCAGCGCGGCCACGAAATCGGCGTGCACGGCCTCGAGCATTCGGGCCGGCTGTTCTCGAGCCGCCAGGAGTTCGAGCGGCGCCGCGACCGCATCAACGCCTACGTCCGCGACTGGGGCGTCGTCGGCTTCCGCTCGCCAGCCACCTACCGCAATCCGTACTGGCTCCCGGAGATCGACGTCGACCACGACAGCTCCTACATGGACAACGCGACGCTGGAACCCCAGCGGGGCGGGATCTGCGCCGCCTTCCCGTTCATGTTGAGCGAGCGACTGGTGGAGATCCCGATCACGCTGCCCATGGACCACACCTTGATCAATGTCCTCCGCCAGGACGTTCTCCAGGCTTGCCGCGCCAAGACCGCCTGGGTGCGCGCGCAGCACGGGCTGGGCGTGGCGCTCTTCCACCCGGACTACAACACCCAGCGGCGCGATCGGGAACGTTATGGCGTGTTGCTCGAGCACCTGGCGGCGGATCGGCAGGCGTGGTGTGCCTTGCCTGCCCAAGTCGCCGACTGGTGGCAGCGCCGGCGCCAGTCGCGGCTCGTGCTGCAGGACGGCGTGCCACGCATCGAGGGTCCCGCGGCGGCGGATGGCTGCATCTGGTGGGCCCGTCTCGCGGACGGCACGGTACAATTCGAACCGCCGCACCCGTGAAGGTCGCGCCGGGCCCTAAGGCGCGACCTGGAGCGTGGTCAAGCAACTGTTCCGTGAACGAGGATTCGCCACACCTGCGGACCAGCGCCGGCTCGCCCTGGCGCCCAGGCTCGTCCACTACCCCACACCCCACTCGACTCCACGAGGGCTGCTCGGGGCGCGACTCAGGAGAGGCCCTTCGTGTATGATGCCCCGCGGTCTGCGGAAACCTCCCGGCGAGCGGGCCCTCCTTCGGGGGGTCTGTGGCTTAAGGGAGTACGGGACAGGAAGCGACGTAGAGGTGCAGAGCCGGAGACTCGATCGACCCTTGCTCTCGAAAACGTGCGCCGCTAGCTCAATTGGTAGAGCAGCTGACACTTAATCAGGAGGTTCCAGGTTCGAGTCCTGGGCGGCGCACCAGCCCTCACCAGCGGAGACGGATGAAACGCACTCTCCTCGGCGTGCTCGCCCTCGTCGTATTGGCGGTGGCGGTGTGGGTCCTGCGTCGCGGGCCTCAGGGGACGCCGCCGAGCGCCGCAGTGGCGCCCGGGCAGTACGTGAACGATTCTCTCGGCGTCGGCATGCTGCTCCCCGAAACTCCTGGCTGGGTGTTCCGCCAGGGTGCGGACGTGCCCGGCGGCGGTGTGGTGATGGCGTTTTACGCCGACTCCACCGCGGCGCGCGGGCAGCAGGCATCGGTGCGCGTCTACGCCCACCCGAAGGCGGCAGGTGCGAGCCTCCAGGACATCGCCCAACAGCGACGCGAGCAGCTGGCCCACGTTTTCGGTGTCGAGAACCTGGACGAGGTCATCGAGAAGGTGATCAAGAACGAGGAAGTCGATTTCGGCGGTCGCCCGGCCTGGCAATGGCAAGGGGTGACCGAGAACGTCGCCGTGGCCGGCGAGGAACCGAAACGAGTCATGTTCATGCTCCTCACCTTGGAGCGGGAGCAGAACATTTTCGAGGTCGTGGGCATCCTGGCCTATCCGGCTCGGCCGACGCCGGCAGACCAGCAGACAGCCCAAGCCCTCTCCCAGGACGTCAACTTCATCCTCCAGTCTTTCCAGGTGCGTTGAAGGGGGCTGGCGCTTCCAGGCGCGTGCTCCCGCCGCTAGGGAGGCGATCGCGTTTCCCGGTGTGGCGACGCGTTTCCTGCCGGGGAACGTCGCGGCGCGGTGCGGAACCCGCGCCGCTCGAGGTCTTGTCCAGCGCGCCGAGTCTGCGCTATCTTCGTCGATGGCATCCAAAGGGGGCGAATGGTCTCGACGGGATCGCTGAATCGTGGGATGCGTGTCGAGGTTCCACCGGCTCGTAAAACAGGTGGGAAGACAATAGCTAACGAACCGTTGGCTCTTGCGGCCTAACTAGTTTAGGTCCGTCGGCTCCGTTCGCGCCGCAGGGGGCGGAGTCCCGGCGTCATACACTTGCGGCTGGCCGCGGACTCTGTCCCGGAGGCCGGGGCGAGAAAACAGGGACTGGCGACGCGTCGATCCCGCCTGGTGGAGCGCCGCGCCGCGAGAACAAAAACCAGGATACGCACGTAGATTCCCCCGAGGACGCATTCACGGACGCGGGTTCGATTCCCGCCGCCTCCACCAACAACGGCTCCTCCGCCCGCGCGGAGGAGCCGTTTCTCTGGGATCGGCGCCCGTGGACGCCGCCCAAGCCTCGCTGCTACCTTCGACGCATGCACTCCCCGCCCGACCGCATCACCGGACACGGCTGGATCGAGGTCATCGCCGGCAGCATGTTCAGCGGCAAGAGCGAAGAGCTCATCCGCCGCCTGCGGCGAGCCCAGATCGCCCGCCAGAAGGTGCAGGTGTTCAAGCCCGCCGTGGACACCCGCTACTCCGAGACCGAGGTCGTGTCCCACAGCGAGCAGCGCATGGGCTCGCAGCGCGTGCGCTCGGCCCAGGAGATCCTGCAGAAGCTCGAGGAGGACACCCAGGTGGTGGGGATCGACGAGGCCCAGTTCCTGGATCTGGATCTGGTGGCGGTGTGCGAGCGTCTGGCGCACACGGGCCGGCGCGTCATCGTGGCCGGTCTCGATCAGGACTACCGGGGACAGCCCTTCGAACCGGTGCCGCAGCTCCTGGCGGTGGCGGAGTACATCACCAAGACGCGAGCCATCTGCGTACAGTGCGGCCAGCCGGCACTGCGCTCGCAACGCCTGCGCGGCGGCACCGAGCGGGTCGTGGTCGGTGCCGCCGACACCTACGAGCCACGCTGTCGCGCCTGCTTCGAACTCCCCGAGGAGGGCGCGCTCTTCGCGCCGCCCTCTCCGGGCGCCCCGCGCCCCCTGCGGCGCCGGCCGCCAGCAGCGGCGGACCCCGGTCCCTGAGGCATGCGGGCCGTGGCTCTCGCGCCCTTGCGGCGCTTCCGGGCGGAACCTATAGTTGCCTGCCCGCGATGGCTGCAGCGAGCGGCGCCGAGCGCGACGGTTTCCGGGGGTGCAGTGTGAGCCTCGCGGACAACCTCGCCCGCGTCCGAGAGCGCCTCGAGAAGGCGGCGGCGTTGGCCGGCCGCCGGGCGACGGACGTGCACCTGGTAGCAGTCACCAAGGGCTGCGGCGTCGAGATGGTACGAGCCCTGTGGGAACTGGGGCTGTGCGATTTCGGCGAGAGCCGGGTGCAGGAAGCGCTGCCGAAGCTCGCGGCGGCGCCGCCGGAGGTTCGCTGGCATCTGATCGGGCACCTGCAGGAGAACAAGATCAACAAGATCTTGCCCTGGGTGCACCTGCTGCAGTCGCTGGACTCGCTGCCCCTGGCGCGGGCCCTCGACCTGCGGGCGCAGCGGCTGGGGCGGCGGCTGCCAGTCCTGCTGGAAGTGAAGACCTCGGTGGAGCCGAGCAAGCACGGCTTCGCGCCGGAGGCGATTCCCGAGGCCTACGCCACCGTCGCTGCTCTGCCCGGACTGGAGCCGCAAGGTTTGATGACCATGGCGCCGTGGAGCGGCGACAACGACGCGGTGCGCCGCAGCTTCGCGCAAGCGCGCCGCCTCTTCGAGGCGTTGCCGCCGCCGGCGCCGCGGCTCCTGTCCATGGGGATGAGCGACGACTTGGAGATCGCCGTCGAGGAGGGCGCGACCATGGTGCGTG
This window harbors:
- a CDS encoding class I SAM-dependent methyltransferase, with the translated sequence MDPQASTPAAPVEPAARTAARVAEFYERLIFPSRRSHPEYAGLVAVQPGQRVGDFGCGQSLFYGALRRHQPPPVFLDLSMSSLRTIDYGLRVRADLNRLPFPDGVYDRILCIGVLHHLPEREKALCEMARLLSPSGTLVLGVYAPGSLQSHLRRLHQSWSASPWRALLLRATAFLILARYRARGNSISAREAMTRARDFLQVPFVRYAAPDSYAAEAAPAGLRLQERDRIAAMNILVFRRS
- a CDS encoding carbamoyltransferase C-terminal domain-containing protein — protein: MNILGVHDGKDAGVALVADGRVLFAANEERYSRQKMHFGFPHQSLQRLFAYTGFTPKDIDHVTVGFEAMVEKSGEAYDFEAEPRLHQKVYSVLTRTLGEVMNSKVATYGALQVLKLLSQNKAQLRQNLDAAGISAPAHFFNHHLTHAASAYYTCGRDEALIVTSDGGGDAISGGVYVARGGRMENKSTFSKLNSAGIFWEIITQLCGFNPERHGGKITGLAAYADGEQAYPILRRLYGTKARTGGMENLRKLAFRDAFADARSQVGNLSIEEVSSGAQRILEEAFVETVRSAYERFRIPHVVLAGGTFANVRLNQKILEVPGIESVYIHPHMGDGGMAVGSALLLAGQRGETRPHWLTDVYWGDDWSEASMRAALQQSSGVRWRRLEEPAEAIATAMAQKQVVGVFHGRMEYGPRALGHRSILAEPTDTTMMDWLNKRLCRTEFMPFAPIIVEEEAPHYFQNFAASVYPSRFMTICVQCTPLCREKAPGVVHRDGTARPQSVRSDTDPYTYRALRAYQRQTGLPLAINTSFNKHEEPIVGSPADAISELKRNAVDVLFLENYEVVVA
- a CDS encoding thymidine kinase, with protein sequence MHSPPDRITGHGWIEVIAGSMFSGKSEELIRRLRRAQIARQKVQVFKPAVDTRYSETEVVSHSEQRMGSQRVRSAQEILQKLEEDTQVVGIDEAQFLDLDLVAVCERLAHTGRRVIVAGLDQDYRGQPFEPVPQLLAVAEYITKTRAICVQCGQPALRSQRLRGGTERVVVGAADTYEPRCRACFELPEEGALFAPPSPGAPRPLRRRPPAAADPGP
- a CDS encoding YggS family pyridoxal phosphate-dependent enzyme, giving the protein MSLADNLARVRERLEKAAALAGRRATDVHLVAVTKGCGVEMVRALWELGLCDFGESRVQEALPKLAAAPPEVRWHLIGHLQENKINKILPWVHLLQSLDSLPLARALDLRAQRLGRRLPVLLEVKTSVEPSKHGFAPEAIPEAYATVAALPGLEPQGLMTMAPWSGDNDAVRRSFAQARRLFEALPPPAPRLLSMGMSDDLEIAVEEGATMVRVGRALVGA